A single window of Leptospira semungkisensis DNA harbors:
- a CDS encoding type II toxin-antitoxin system HigB family toxin, which produces MEFWKKHPKAKIPLSAWYDEARKSFWGKPSDIKEKYRSADFIPGDRVVFNIGGNNYRVVIKMEYRFGGVYIRFVGTHDEYDRIDVKTI; this is translated from the coding sequence GTGGAATTCTGGAAGAAGCACCCGAAGGCCAAAATCCCTCTTTCGGCTTGGTATGACGAGGCAAGAAAATCCTTTTGGGGAAAACCAAGCGATATTAAGGAAAAATACAGATCTGCAGATTTTATTCCAGGTGACAGAGTAGTCTTTAATATCGGAGGGAACAATTATAGAGTCGTAATCAAGATGGAATATAGGTTCGGGGGTGTTTATATAAGGTTTGTAGGCACTCACGATGAATACGATAGGATCGACGTTAAGACCATTTAA
- a CDS encoding helix-turn-helix domain-containing protein, giving the protein MTSVINIQPVISKGDHRSALKRIESLMEKGNKTKEEEIELETLFILVEKYEDEHFIILPPNPIDAIKFRLEQEGLSQTDFAKILGSKHRASEYLNKKIPLSIQAIRRIRDSLGISGDILIQKYATKK; this is encoded by the coding sequence ATGACGAGTGTGATTAATATTCAGCCGGTAATCTCTAAAGGAGATCATCGATCTGCTTTAAAACGGATTGAATCTTTGATGGAGAAAGGAAATAAAACCAAAGAAGAAGAGATAGAATTGGAAACTCTTTTTATTTTGGTGGAAAAATACGAAGACGAACACTTCATTATACTCCCTCCTAATCCGATTGATGCAATTAAATTCAGATTGGAGCAGGAAGGACTATCACAAACCGATTTTGCTAAAATTCTTGGCTCTAAGCATAGAGCTTCTGAGTATTTGAATAAGAAAATTCCTCTTTCCATCCAAGCGATCCGCAGAATAAGAGATTCGTTAGGCATTTCTGGTGATATTCTAATCCAAAAATATGCCACAAAGAAGTAA
- the mpl17 gene encoding cell surface protein MPL17, protein MKRFYFFALISIFLISGVSAQEENPIKFKLEKSSPNTYQLRLIHPDNFGVQKDAPHRILMNPGPGLKVVSADLKLKGKTSTRKKEYFETVDPMQVKLEGKGDLEIHAKIFYCDYNRNICIPGKILQKEVIQ, encoded by the coding sequence ATGAAACGTTTTTATTTCTTCGCACTCATTTCTATCTTTCTAATTTCCGGAGTTTCTGCCCAAGAAGAAAATCCGATCAAGTTCAAACTAGAAAAATCCTCTCCGAATACATACCAACTCAGGTTGATCCATCCGGACAATTTCGGTGTGCAAAAGGATGCTCCTCATAGAATCCTAATGAATCCTGGGCCAGGACTGAAAGTAGTCTCTGCGGATCTGAAATTGAAAGGTAAGACTTCCACTCGCAAGAAAGAATACTTTGAGACAGTAGATCCTATGCAAGTGAAGTTAGAGGGAAAAGGAGATTTAGAGATCCATGCTAAGATCTTCTATTGCGACTATAATAGGAATATTTGTATCCCTGGAAAGATCCTCCAGAAAGAAGTTATACAATAA
- a CDS encoding lipoprotein — protein MSIKTIFAVLFVSLLVVCKTPQKEEPKTEPQRTVTQESAPAEEDQFVKAVEGFLNSSTYQVVVSSLDNNEPEALDLAKKRALNLFIAEKGDLFRPTDRKVLKEIVDTKGKIVKVSKPINGKTYYIFQVTERDLKIELKKQ, from the coding sequence ATGTCCATTAAAACCATCTTCGCAGTGCTATTCGTTTCGCTTCTAGTAGTCTGCAAGACTCCTCAAAAAGAAGAACCAAAGACTGAGCCCCAAAGAACCGTAACTCAAGAGTCCGCTCCTGCGGAAGAGGATCAATTCGTAAAAGCTGTCGAAGGATTTTTGAATTCCTCCACCTACCAAGTAGTTGTATCCTCTTTGGACAACAACGAACCGGAAGCTTTAGATCTGGCCAAGAAAAGAGCCCTGAATTTGTTCATAGCGGAGAAGGGAGATCTATTCCGTCCTACAGACAGAAAAGTGTTAAAAGAGATCGTAGACACCAAAGGAAAAATCGTAAAAGTCTCCAAGCCAATCAATGGAAAGACGTATTATATTTTCCAAGTCACCGAAAGAGATCTCAAAATAGAGTTAAAGAAACAATAA
- a CDS encoding M16 family metallopeptidase, with product MWSLLPKSNFFRSILLFLTFSISANLSLFADEDIFLEVRSSLESRVKKVVLKNGIRLLMMKREGSPTVAVYTKFLVGSSDETPEIAGTAHLLEHMLFKGTKNIGVTNYEKEKIYLEQIRVWGKRLDSYRLQERELIQKGEPVPEKLITDKNVLEARFKSLLELHRKFVVSNEDSYIYDKNGGTGFNAYTTNDVTNYQILLPSNRLEIWAKLESDRLKDPILREYYTERDVVLEERRMRVENQGMGILREKFLSAAFEKHAYGMPVIGFESNLPFLDIDKTEDFFRKKYRPHNMAIGIVGDVDFSQTESLVRKYFENIPDGESPKPQNVAESFDHETRRVSVKHSSGPMKVMSWLTPASPHPDRPVLELIDAILSQGETGRLYKRLVLRDKLAQRVSCWTGEPGERYANLFAVYVTNVRGADPDKIESAILEEIESLKKEAVSEEELLKIKNQIVGDYIRGLNSNSKLADVLTYYELVAGDWTEIFDDYSRLDRVTPGDIMRVTQKYFSPRNLTVGDLTNSEGEKK from the coding sequence ATGTGGAGTCTCCTTCCCAAATCAAATTTCTTTCGTTCCATTCTTCTCTTCTTAACTTTCTCGATATCCGCTAATCTTTCCCTTTTTGCGGATGAGGATATTTTTTTAGAAGTTCGTTCTTCTCTCGAATCCAGAGTGAAGAAGGTTGTATTAAAGAACGGTATCCGTCTCTTGATGATGAAGAGAGAAGGCTCTCCTACAGTTGCAGTTTATACCAAATTTTTGGTTGGGTCTTCGGATGAGACTCCTGAGATCGCAGGCACTGCTCACCTTCTCGAGCACATGCTTTTCAAGGGTACTAAGAATATCGGAGTTACCAATTACGAAAAGGAAAAGATCTATCTGGAACAGATCCGCGTTTGGGGAAAGAGATTGGACTCCTATCGTCTACAGGAAAGAGAGCTGATCCAAAAAGGAGAGCCTGTTCCTGAAAAATTAATCACAGACAAAAACGTTTTAGAAGCTCGCTTTAAGAGCCTTCTTGAATTACATCGCAAATTCGTAGTCTCCAACGAAGATTCTTATATCTACGATAAGAATGGCGGAACCGGATTTAATGCTTATACCACGAACGATGTTACGAATTATCAGATCCTTCTTCCATCTAATAGATTAGAAATCTGGGCGAAATTGGAATCGGATCGATTGAAGGATCCTATATTAAGGGAATATTATACGGAACGAGATGTAGTCCTCGAAGAACGCAGGATGAGGGTCGAAAATCAGGGCATGGGCATCTTGAGGGAGAAATTTCTGAGTGCTGCTTTTGAAAAGCACGCTTATGGAATGCCTGTGATCGGCTTCGAATCTAATTTACCTTTTCTTGATATAGATAAGACCGAGGATTTCTTTAGAAAGAAATACAGACCTCATAATATGGCGATCGGTATCGTCGGTGATGTGGACTTTTCTCAAACGGAAAGTCTTGTCCGTAAATACTTCGAGAATATTCCGGACGGAGAATCTCCCAAACCCCAAAATGTGGCGGAAAGCTTTGATCATGAGACAAGAAGAGTGAGCGTAAAACATTCTTCTGGGCCTATGAAAGTAATGAGTTGGTTGACCCCAGCTTCTCCGCATCCGGATCGTCCCGTTCTGGAATTAATAGATGCGATCCTTTCCCAAGGAGAAACGGGAAGATTGTATAAGAGATTGGTATTGAGAGACAAGCTTGCTCAAAGAGTGTCTTGTTGGACTGGAGAACCTGGAGAAAGATATGCGAATCTGTTCGCGGTCTACGTTACGAATGTTAGAGGCGCCGATCCGGATAAGATTGAATCGGCTATCCTAGAGGAGATCGAATCTTTGAAGAAGGAAGCAGTTTCCGAAGAAGAGCTTCTAAAGATCAAGAATCAGATCGTAGGAGATTATATCCGAGGTCTGAATAGCAACTCTAAGTTGGCTGATGTTCTTACATATTATGAGCTGGTCGCAGGAGATTGGACGGAGATCTTTGATGATTATTCCCGTTTAGATAGAGTGACTCCTGGGGATATTATGAGAGTGACCCAAAAATATTTCTCTCCCCGCAATTTAACTGTAGGGGATCTGACCAATTCCGAAGGAGAGAAAAAGTGA
- a CDS encoding M16 family metallopeptidase — MNIQKVLYSFGLFFFVGFATADAAPGDFVKDVKIPALEFHFPEIKEMGKDANTRILFLENSEFPIRTLEISFYAGPSYYPNIPSELTDIFPEAWKKGGTVSHPGESFAEVWESYGSKMRVASDLETVTLTFSWLARYDKESLALISEFLKEPLFGQEAFEIAKLQLGEQIKRRNDNIMGLAFRKANEFVYKGKVKGKSASLSVLDQLKEDSLKEFYTKQLLSARRSILVTGKWKEEEIPGFLEGILPKFNGTPILEAQASTQTDLAKNLAERDLKNLIIDKANTQNVVLFLGTGPAHNDKDFYAIQVLNYIIGGGGFNSYFMSKIRSDKGLAYSSSSHPVFEKDHSVLYFFTQTKSQSTMEVYQLMGEILSDSTFSKISEDELRNAKEAILNKFIFLFTDSMEILRNEVRFREHKMPKDYLRKYRDKIQEVSLSDLKRVGRTYFRRDKLTAVISGPKSSVSSELTGQKVIGPEDSVP, encoded by the coding sequence GTGAATATTCAAAAAGTATTATATTCTTTCGGTTTATTCTTTTTTGTCGGTTTTGCGACCGCAGATGCTGCTCCTGGGGATTTCGTAAAAGACGTTAAGATCCCTGCTTTAGAGTTCCATTTCCCGGAGATCAAGGAGATGGGAAAGGACGCGAATACTCGGATCCTATTTTTAGAAAATTCAGAATTCCCGATCCGTACGCTCGAGATCTCTTTCTATGCGGGACCTTCTTATTATCCGAATATTCCAAGCGAACTTACGGACATCTTTCCTGAAGCTTGGAAGAAGGGAGGGACTGTTTCTCATCCTGGCGAATCCTTTGCAGAAGTTTGGGAGTCCTACGGCTCTAAGATGAGAGTCGCTTCCGACTTAGAGACTGTGACCTTGACCTTCTCCTGGCTTGCTAGATACGATAAGGAATCTCTGGCTCTAATTTCTGAGTTCTTAAAAGAACCTCTATTCGGACAGGAGGCCTTTGAGATCGCAAAATTGCAGTTAGGCGAGCAGATCAAGAGAAGGAACGATAATATCATGGGCCTTGCATTTCGTAAGGCAAACGAGTTTGTATATAAAGGAAAAGTAAAGGGAAAGTCCGCTTCTCTTTCTGTTCTCGACCAACTTAAAGAGGACTCTCTCAAAGAATTCTATACAAAACAACTTTTAAGCGCCAGAAGATCCATTTTGGTTACAGGCAAATGGAAAGAAGAAGAGATTCCAGGGTTTCTGGAGGGAATTCTTCCTAAGTTTAATGGGACACCAATTTTAGAAGCTCAGGCTTCTACACAAACGGATCTCGCTAAGAATTTGGCTGAACGAGATCTTAAGAATCTGATTATAGATAAGGCGAATACCCAGAATGTAGTGCTCTTTTTAGGGACAGGACCTGCGCACAATGATAAGGATTTCTATGCGATCCAAGTCTTGAATTATATAATCGGAGGAGGAGGGTTTAATTCCTACTTCATGAGTAAAATCAGATCCGATAAAGGACTCGCGTATTCTTCTTCCAGTCATCCTGTTTTTGAAAAGGACCATTCTGTTTTGTATTTCTTCACGCAGACAAAATCTCAAAGTACCATGGAAGTATATCAGCTCATGGGAGAGATACTGAGCGATTCTACCTTCTCCAAGATCTCCGAAGATGAATTAAGAAATGCTAAAGAAGCTATCTTGAACAAATTCATTTTTCTTTTTACGGATTCCATGGAGATCCTGAGAAACGAGGTCCGTTTTAGAGAGCACAAGATGCCGAAGGATTACCTTCGTAAATACAGAGATAAGATACAAGAGGTAAGTCTCTCCGATCTGAAAAGAGTCGGAAGGACTTATTTCAGAAGAGATAAATTGACTGCAGTGATCTCCGGGCCTAAATCTTCGGTTTCTTCTGAGCTGACCGGCCAAAAGGTGATCGGGCCGGAAGATTCGGTTCCCTGA
- a CDS encoding MBL fold metallo-hydrolase — MESRFEHRGYVFEGISEGGIRTSVTMPRLNLMFDIGHQNPARVHIERLLLTHAHLDHSAGLPYYISQRSLRKLPPPKIYLPESLEAPMREILSLYSKIEGFPYLYDMRSLQEGEEVELDPYHSFRAWKTFHRVESQGYTIYEKKKKLKSEFKGLSQGELLQKKSESVEVNEVHSKPVVSFSGDTKIEYVLTHKDVAESEVIFLECTYIDQERNVENAREWGHIHLDEILHNLSAFKNEKIVLIHFSKRYPIHYIRKVLSKRIPDSEKDRFHLFLPE, encoded by the coding sequence ATGGAAAGTCGATTCGAACATCGAGGTTATGTTTTTGAAGGAATTTCCGAGGGAGGTATCAGAACTTCCGTAACTATGCCTCGTTTAAATCTGATGTTCGATATAGGACATCAGAATCCTGCTCGCGTTCATATAGAAAGACTTTTGCTTACTCATGCGCATCTGGATCATTCTGCCGGATTGCCTTATTATATTTCTCAAAGATCTCTTCGTAAACTTCCTCCTCCTAAGATCTATCTTCCTGAAAGTTTGGAAGCTCCTATGAGAGAGATCCTATCTTTATATTCTAAGATAGAGGGCTTTCCCTATCTTTACGATATGAGATCCTTGCAAGAAGGAGAAGAAGTGGAGCTGGATCCATATCATTCCTTTCGAGCCTGGAAAACCTTTCATAGAGTGGAGTCTCAGGGTTATACGATCTATGAGAAGAAAAAGAAGCTTAAATCCGAGTTTAAAGGACTTAGCCAAGGCGAGTTACTTCAAAAGAAATCGGAGTCGGTGGAAGTAAACGAAGTACACTCGAAGCCGGTTGTTAGTTTTTCGGGAGATACTAAGATAGAGTATGTACTTACTCATAAGGACGTGGCTGAGTCCGAAGTTATATTTTTAGAATGCACTTATATAGATCAGGAAAGGAATGTGGAAAATGCGAGAGAGTGGGGGCATATTCATTTGGATGAGATCCTCCATAATCTTTCCGCGTTTAAGAACGAAAAAATAGTGCTAATCCACTTCTCCAAGAGATATCCGATCCATTATATTAGAAAAGTATTATCTAAAAGGATCCCGGATTCGGAGAAGGATCGCTTTCATCTCTTTCTCCCGGAATGA
- a CDS encoding O-methyltransferase, with protein MTSKDSNRKYGNSIYKEGLEDWIHSELVQRPFPWLKELEEKALQDRFPVLSPASGSVLAFLVSSWKPEYILELGTGYGISLFWTISALSSFAKITTVDREPQFIEITKSFLPKIGSNSFDLEFREGECLDILQEFLNSPVTQSREFLFVDCDKIRYPEVLEKILSQGRDRKLRVAFDNVLWHGRIADPSNQAPSDQAVRKVWSMIQDSKLSYTLFPVGDGILCFDFSQ; from the coding sequence ATGACATCCAAGGATTCCAATCGAAAATACGGAAACTCCATCTATAAGGAAGGACTAGAAGATTGGATCCATTCCGAGCTAGTGCAAAGGCCATTTCCTTGGCTAAAGGAATTGGAGGAGAAGGCTCTGCAAGATAGATTTCCTGTCTTGAGTCCTGCTTCAGGCTCTGTGCTCGCCTTCTTGGTCTCTTCTTGGAAGCCGGAATATATTTTGGAGTTAGGGACAGGATATGGGATTTCTTTGTTCTGGACGATCTCTGCTCTTTCTTCCTTTGCAAAGATCACGACTGTAGATAGAGAGCCTCAGTTTATAGAGATCACAAAATCTTTTTTGCCAAAGATCGGATCTAACTCATTTGATCTAGAATTTAGAGAAGGAGAATGTTTGGATATTCTCCAGGAGTTTTTAAACTCTCCTGTCACGCAAAGTAGGGAGTTTCTATTTGTGGACTGCGATAAGATCCGTTACCCTGAGGTTTTAGAGAAGATCTTATCTCAAGGAAGAGATCGAAAACTAAGAGTAGCTTTTGATAATGTTCTTTGGCATGGACGGATTGCAGATCCGTCTAACCAGGCTCCTTCGGACCAAGCGGTTCGTAAAGTATGGTCTATGATCCAAGACTCTAAGCTTTCATATACGTTGTTCCCAGTGGGAGACGGAATATTATGTTTCGATTTTTCTCAATAA
- a CDS encoding N-acetylmuramoyl-L-alanine amidase — MLCLFAFSLSAQESPKKTYNIVIDPGHGGLDLKPKEEHGDKYDPISNKYLEPYKAGAQTKNRRESEVVLGLAKEVKEILDLTKTAEGFETFRSHAKKFTEDTLPWIRIDSDLTREETAKEEGADLSSDPNAFYRLYDYPDKKTGKLRPGRISRINAARPYLVLSLHLNPSWKGHPGGMAAVLSPSYRTFYSLRKISEGNSSKSFENGPWSEWMRFKMEWSRLENAVADAWIYFNGYWPNKSGKKSDLSNFEGYRQNMVTWKYADPSGWIEKALLNGPGPYAKKHSEYSAKGKFWDRERAEPELWRREDGPEEFGGDNHYAAAELMRFVQYGLRKIPYEDEELTSPGPINKPYISTYSLPTFINAISAYIEIGYIDKEKDMKILTKRKKDTAISLAVGIYSLFHGIKMKSIDSAYIPKGKKINWSRYENWQDSNYFRIVREE, encoded by the coding sequence ATCCTCTGCTTATTTGCCTTCTCACTTTCCGCACAAGAATCTCCTAAGAAAACCTATAATATTGTTATAGATCCCGGGCATGGAGGCTTGGACTTAAAACCAAAAGAAGAGCATGGGGATAAGTATGATCCCATCTCCAATAAATATCTGGAACCTTACAAAGCGGGGGCTCAGACAAAGAATAGAAGGGAAAGCGAAGTGGTTCTCGGACTGGCAAAGGAAGTGAAAGAGATCCTGGATCTCACTAAGACTGCCGAAGGTTTTGAAACATTTCGATCTCATGCAAAGAAGTTTACCGAGGATACATTGCCTTGGATCAGGATCGATTCAGATCTGACTCGAGAAGAAACAGCAAAAGAAGAAGGTGCCGATCTCAGTTCTGATCCTAACGCATTTTATAGATTGTATGATTATCCGGACAAGAAGACCGGAAAACTACGTCCCGGAAGGATCTCCAGGATCAATGCAGCTCGCCCTTATCTAGTTCTTTCTTTGCATTTGAATCCGAGTTGGAAAGGACATCCTGGAGGAATGGCCGCTGTACTTTCTCCTTCTTATCGAACATTCTATTCTCTTCGAAAGATCTCCGAAGGAAATTCTTCCAAGTCATTTGAGAACGGACCTTGGAGTGAGTGGATGCGTTTTAAAATGGAATGGTCCCGTTTAGAAAATGCAGTCGCCGATGCTTGGATTTACTTCAACGGTTATTGGCCTAATAAGTCCGGAAAGAAAAGCGATCTCTCCAATTTCGAAGGGTATAGGCAGAACATGGTAACATGGAAGTATGCGGATCCTTCCGGTTGGATCGAAAAAGCGCTGTTAAACGGTCCAGGACCTTACGCCAAAAAACATTCAGAGTATTCTGCCAAAGGAAAATTTTGGGACAGAGAAAGAGCCGAGCCCGAGCTTTGGAGAAGAGAAGATGGTCCTGAAGAATTCGGCGGAGACAATCATTATGCCGCAGCTGAATTAATGAGATTCGTACAGTATGGTCTGAGAAAGATCCCTTACGAAGATGAAGAGCTCACTTCTCCCGGTCCGATCAATAAGCCTTATATCTCTACATATAGCCTTCCTACATTTATAAATGCGATCTCTGCTTATATAGAGATCGGTTATATCGATAAGGAGAAGGATATGAAGATCCTCACTAAGAGAAAGAAAGATACAGCCATCTCTCTCGCAGTCGGGATCTATTCTTTGTTTCACGGTATTAAAATGAAATCAATTGATTCTGCTTATATTCCTAAAGGAAAGAAGATCAACTGGTCGAGATACGAGAACTGGCAGGATAGCAACTATTTTCGGATTGTTCGCGAGGAGTAA